A portion of the Hoplias malabaricus isolate fHopMal1 chromosome 1, fHopMal1.hap1, whole genome shotgun sequence genome contains these proteins:
- the LOC136678219 gene encoding potassium channel subfamily K member 16-like, with amino-acid sequence MAQLRVSGTKLTWTTLLALFHFTYLLLGATVFQLLEREAESNNRNIFQLEKLYFLANYTCLDGPALEKFVKVILEAWENGVNPSGNSTNPSNWDFGSSFFFAGTVVTTIGKFSYGNLSPTTFSGQVFCVFYALCGIPLNLAFLNQLSKCLALHLGRLEHNMVSVMPHKQCVEVLAVVLFLLMGSVLFLVFPPLIFSYVEGWSYGEGFYYTFITLSTIGFGDFVVGNGQDKKNVSVYRSLTAVWIIFALAWLALLLNLGARIIEHFLGIKQPATGGEQVRPSTSKMEEGQMAVQQRM; translated from the exons ATGGCTCAGCTCCGGGTTTCAGGTACAAAGTTAACCTGGACCACTCTGCTGGCTTTGTTCCATTTCACCTACCTACTGCTGGGGGCTACCGTCTTCCAGCTGCTGGAGAGAGAGGCCGAGAGTAACAACCGCAACATCTTCCAGCTGGAGAAACTCTACTTCCTCGCCAACTACACCTGCCTGGACGGACCCGCCTTGGAGAAGTTTGTAAAG GTGATTTTAGAGGCTTGGGAGAATGGGGTGAACCCTTCAGGAAATTCTACTAACCCCAGCAACTGGGACTTTGGCAGTTCTTTTTTCTTCGCAGGAACAGTAGTCACAACCATAGGAAAGTTCA GCTATGGAAACCTATCCCCCACCACCTTCTCTGGACAGGTCTTCTGTGTGTTTTACGCTCTGTGTGGAATACCCCTCAACCTGGCCTTTCTCAACCAGCTCAGCAAGTGTCTGGCTCTACATCTGGGCCGTTTGGAGCACAACATGGTCTCAGTGATGCCTCATAAG cagtgtgtggaagtgttgGCGGTGGTCCTGTTCCTGTTGATGGGCAGTGTGTTATTCCTGGTCTTCCCCCCATTGATCTTCAGTTATGTGGAAGGCTGGTCGTACGGAGAGGGCTTCTACTACACCTTCATTACTCTCAGCACCATCGGTTTTGGAGATTTTGTGGTCG GTAATGGTCAGGACAAGAAGAATGTGTCCGTGTACCGCAGTCTGACCGCTGTGTGGATCATCTTTGCTCTGGCTTGGCTCGCGCTGCTTCTCAACTTGGGTGCAAGGATCATAGAGCATTTCCTGGGCATTAAACAACCAGCCACTGGTGGGGAGCAAGTGAGACCCTCGACCAGTAAAATGGAGGAGGGTCAGATGGCCGTCCAGCAGAGAATGTAA